In one window of Nocardiopsis aegyptia DNA:
- a CDS encoding aromatase/cyclase, which produces MTGPTEHTTVHTHIVSAPVEVAYGLIADVERWPVLFEPTVHVRILERTEGAERFRIWALVNGEVANWTSRRTLDPKAAVITFRQEHSRPPLTSMGGEWRFTPLPGHRTEIALTHSFSAEGDEDVEWITRALDTNSERELAALGRMAEQRHPVQDLVMTFEDVVLAEGDTAPAYRFVDRADAWPTLLPHVARLDLQEPEPGVQHMEMDTLTSDGSTHTTRSVRLCFPEREIVYKQELPPRLLFGHSGAWEFGDDGLITARHTVAIDPGAIAEVLGEGATVAQARAYLRSALGANSRTTLSRAVAAVADAVRRAS; this is translated from the coding sequence ATGACCGGCCCGACCGAGCACACGACCGTCCACACCCACATCGTGTCGGCGCCCGTGGAGGTCGCCTACGGGCTGATCGCGGACGTCGAGCGGTGGCCGGTGCTCTTCGAGCCCACCGTGCACGTGCGGATCCTGGAGCGGACGGAGGGCGCCGAGCGGTTCCGGATCTGGGCGCTCGTCAACGGCGAGGTCGCGAACTGGACCTCGCGGCGGACCCTGGACCCCAAGGCCGCGGTCATCACCTTCCGGCAGGAGCACAGCCGCCCGCCCCTGACATCGATGGGCGGCGAGTGGCGGTTCACGCCGCTGCCGGGCCACCGCACCGAGATCGCCCTGACCCACTCGTTCTCCGCCGAGGGCGACGAGGACGTCGAGTGGATCACGCGGGCGCTGGACACCAACAGCGAGCGCGAACTGGCCGCCCTGGGCCGGATGGCCGAGCAGCGCCACCCGGTGCAGGACCTGGTCATGACGTTCGAGGACGTGGTGCTCGCCGAGGGCGACACCGCGCCGGCCTACCGGTTCGTCGACCGGGCCGACGCCTGGCCCACCCTGCTCCCGCACGTGGCGCGGCTCGACCTGCAGGAGCCGGAGCCGGGCGTGCAGCACATGGAGATGGACACCCTCACCAGCGACGGGAGCACGCACACGACCAGGTCGGTGCGCCTGTGCTTCCCCGAGCGGGAGATCGTCTACAAGCAGGAGCTGCCGCCCCGGCTGCTGTTCGGGCACAGCGGCGCGTGGGAGTTCGGCGACGACGGGCTGATCACCGCGCGCCACACCGTGGCGATCGACCCCGGCGCCATCGCCGAGGTCCTGGGCGAGGGCGCGACCGTGGCCCAGGCCCGCGCGTACCTGCGCTCGGCCCTGGGCGCCAACAGCCGGACCACGCTCTCGCGCGCCGTGGCCGCGGTGGCCGACGCGGTGAGGAGGGCCTCATGA
- a CDS encoding SAF domain-containing protein, whose product MADAAPPYRHRGALARLVDRHRRVIATLLAAAALLGAVLAVRPLSAPAAQVLVATRDLDASSPVASGDLTTRALPAAAVPEGALRPATETEGRTLNAPVRRGEVITDARLTDPPARAHGPDLVAVPVRVADPGAVALLSPGSRVDVLAASGAGDLPPARAGPAAEVVRDRPVLALPAPERGGEGGALILIAATPAEARELAGHAASSRLSITIRG is encoded by the coding sequence ATGGCCGACGCAGCACCTCCCTACCGGCACCGCGGCGCCCTGGCGCGCCTGGTGGACCGGCACCGCCGAGTCATCGCCACCCTCCTGGCCGCCGCGGCCCTCCTCGGCGCCGTGCTGGCCGTGCGCCCCCTCTCCGCTCCCGCCGCCCAGGTGCTCGTCGCCACCCGCGATCTGGACGCCTCCTCCCCCGTGGCCTCCGGCGATCTCACCACCCGCGCCCTGCCCGCCGCGGCGGTCCCCGAGGGCGCGCTGAGACCCGCGACGGAGACCGAGGGACGCACCCTCAACGCCCCGGTCCGCCGGGGCGAGGTGATCACCGACGCACGTCTCACGGACCCGCCCGCGCGTGCGCACGGCCCGGACCTGGTCGCGGTCCCGGTGCGGGTCGCCGACCCGGGCGCGGTGGCGCTGCTCTCGCCCGGCAGCCGGGTGGACGTCCTCGCCGCGAGCGGCGCCGGCGACCTCCCGCCGGCCCGGGCCGGACCGGCCGCGGAAGTGGTGCGCGACCGGCCCGTTCTGGCCCTGCCCGCACCCGAGCGGGGCGGAGAGGGCGGAGCGCTGATCCTCATCGCCGCCACCCCGGCGGAGGCCCGGGAGCTGGCCGGGCACGCGGCGTCCTCCCGCCTGTCCATCACCATCCGCGGTTGA
- a CDS encoding D-alanyl-D-alanine carboxypeptidase family protein, with the protein MPFTSDSARRGSRVPGTSGVPTTFAAFSHGRVRVGQALALAIATTLLVIPPVPGAMPSASAQDLEELREQAEAAAEELEQATEEQAERAEALEDAQEELVGTIHELQQTEAELSEMREPLARLASTLYQQPSGGVLAVLASGSLDEDLQTQSYAAKISEDNQALIQDATDLREEQVDLTSEAQQLQTTTQLEQAELAADVEELRAESEARTEELVSELDARGLDLETYMAAGNCDADAASNANGYPNGLLPQDALCELYDDKFLRADAAVDFLMLNQKYVEEYGENICITSAYRDLPNQQRVYGEVAPGFAAVPGTSNHGLGQAIDLGCGIQNFRSERWNWMEANGGEYGWHHPAWAKSSPFEPWHWEYSG; encoded by the coding sequence GTGCCGTTCACTTCTGATTCGGCGCGGCGGGGGTCCCGCGTACCGGGTACTAGCGGGGTGCCGACCACGTTCGCGGCGTTTTCCCACGGGCGGGTGAGGGTCGGGCAGGCGCTGGCACTCGCCATCGCCACCACGCTGCTCGTCATCCCCCCGGTTCCGGGGGCGATGCCCTCGGCGTCGGCCCAGGACCTGGAGGAGCTGCGCGAGCAGGCGGAGGCCGCCGCGGAGGAACTGGAACAGGCGACCGAGGAGCAGGCGGAGCGCGCGGAGGCCCTGGAGGACGCCCAGGAGGAGCTGGTGGGGACCATCCACGAGCTCCAGCAGACCGAGGCCGAGCTCAGCGAGATGCGCGAGCCGCTCGCCCGTTTGGCCAGCACGCTCTACCAGCAGCCCAGCGGGGGAGTACTGGCGGTCCTGGCCTCCGGCTCACTCGACGAGGACCTGCAGACGCAGTCCTACGCGGCCAAGATCTCCGAGGACAACCAGGCCCTGATCCAGGACGCCACAGACCTGCGCGAGGAGCAGGTCGATCTCACCAGCGAGGCGCAGCAACTGCAGACCACCACCCAGTTGGAACAGGCCGAGCTGGCCGCCGACGTGGAGGAGCTGCGGGCGGAGTCGGAGGCCCGCACCGAGGAGCTGGTCAGCGAGTTGGACGCCCGGGGCCTGGACCTGGAGACCTACATGGCGGCCGGCAACTGCGACGCCGACGCCGCCTCCAACGCCAACGGCTACCCCAACGGCCTGTTGCCGCAGGACGCCCTGTGCGAGCTCTACGACGACAAGTTCCTGCGCGCCGACGCCGCGGTCGACTTCCTCATGCTCAACCAGAAGTACGTCGAGGAGTACGGCGAGAACATCTGTATCACCAGCGCCTACCGCGACCTGCCCAACCAGCAGCGCGTGTACGGTGAGGTCGCTCCCGGGTTCGCCGCCGTCCCCGGGACGAGCAACCACGGCCTGGGCCAGGCGATCGACCTCGGCTGCGGCATCCAGAACTTCCGGTCCGAACGCTGGAACTGGATGGAGGCCAACGGCGGGGAGTACGGCTGGCACCACCCGGCCTGGGCCAAGTCCAGCCCGTTCGAGCCGTGGCACTGGGAGTACAGCGGCTGA
- a CDS encoding acyl carrier protein: MTIEDLTRILVECAGAADGVEAGTDLHDVAFEELGYDSLALMETAARTKDEFGVDLPDDVVAELHTPRAYLETVNKNIGETV, translated from the coding sequence ATGACCATCGAAGACCTGACCCGCATCCTCGTCGAGTGCGCGGGCGCGGCCGACGGCGTCGAGGCCGGCACGGACCTCCACGACGTGGCGTTCGAGGAGCTCGGCTACGACTCCCTCGCCCTGATGGAGACGGCCGCGCGGACCAAGGACGAGTTCGGCGTGGACCTGCCCGACGACGTCGTCGCCGAACTCCACACCCCGCGCGCCTACCTGGAGACCGTCAACAAGAACATCGGTGAGACCGTATGA
- a CDS encoding beta-ketoacyl-[acyl-carrier-protein] synthase family protein, translating to MNRRVVVTGIGVRAPGGKGTKEFWDLLSSGRTATRRISFFDPAPYRSQVAGEAEFDPVLEGLSAREERRMDRAAQFAVVCAREAVADSGLDVGALDPTRIGVSLGSAVAAATSLEREYLVLSDSGRRWLVDQEWLSPHMYDYLVPSVMPAEVAWTVGAEGPVAMVSNGCTSGLDSVGHAVQLIREGSADVMVTGASDTPITPIVVACFDAIKATTTRNDEPETASRPFDDSRNGFVLAEGAAVFVLEEYESARRRGAHVYGEIAGYATRCNAYHMTGLKKDGREMAEAIRTALDESRTDASSIDYINAHGSGTKQNDRHETAAFKRSLGDTAYATPVSSIKSMVGHSLGAIGSVEIAASLLAMEHNVVPPTANLHQADPECDLDYVPVTAREHRVDTVLTVGSGFGGFQSAMVLRRPTGGRA from the coding sequence GTGAACCGCCGTGTGGTGGTGACCGGAATCGGGGTGCGAGCCCCGGGCGGCAAGGGCACCAAGGAGTTCTGGGACCTGCTCTCGTCCGGACGGACGGCGACGCGGCGCATCTCGTTCTTCGACCCCGCCCCCTACCGTTCCCAGGTGGCGGGCGAGGCCGAGTTCGACCCGGTCCTGGAGGGCCTGAGCGCCCGCGAGGAGCGCCGGATGGACCGGGCGGCCCAGTTCGCGGTCGTGTGCGCCCGCGAGGCCGTCGCGGACAGCGGACTGGACGTCGGCGCGCTCGACCCGACCCGGATCGGCGTCAGCCTCGGCAGCGCCGTCGCGGCGGCCACGAGCCTGGAGCGCGAGTACCTGGTGCTGTCCGACAGCGGGCGCCGCTGGCTCGTCGACCAGGAGTGGCTGTCCCCGCACATGTACGACTACCTCGTGCCGAGCGTGATGCCGGCCGAGGTCGCCTGGACCGTGGGAGCCGAGGGCCCCGTCGCCATGGTCTCCAACGGCTGCACGTCGGGCCTGGACTCGGTGGGGCACGCCGTCCAGCTGATCCGTGAGGGCAGCGCCGACGTCATGGTCACCGGCGCCTCGGACACGCCGATCACCCCGATCGTCGTCGCCTGCTTCGACGCCATCAAGGCCACGACGACCCGCAACGACGAGCCGGAGACCGCGTCCCGGCCCTTCGACGACTCCCGCAACGGGTTCGTCCTGGCCGAGGGCGCCGCGGTGTTCGTGCTGGAGGAGTACGAGAGCGCCCGCCGCCGCGGCGCGCACGTCTACGGCGAGATCGCCGGGTACGCCACGCGCTGCAACGCCTACCACATGACCGGCCTGAAGAAGGACGGCCGGGAGATGGCCGAGGCGATCCGCACGGCCCTGGACGAGTCCCGCACCGACGCGAGCAGCATCGACTACATCAACGCCCACGGCTCGGGCACCAAGCAGAATGACCGCCACGAGACCGCGGCCTTCAAGCGCAGCCTCGGCGACACCGCCTACGCCACCCCGGTCAGCTCCATCAAGTCGATGGTGGGGCACTCCCTGGGGGCGATCGGCTCGGTGGAGATCGCCGCGTCCCTGCTGGCGATGGAGCACAACGTCGTGCCGCCCACCGCCAACCTGCACCAGGCCGACCCCGAGTGCGATCTGGACTACGTGCCGGTGACCGCCCGCGAGCACCGCGTCGACACGGTCCTGACCGTGGGCAGCGGGTTCGGCGGATTCCAGAGCGCGATGGTTCTGCGCCGACCGACGGGAGGACGCGCGTGA
- a CDS encoding calcium-binding protein: MTHADQPRDGQSQDQPRQRGASTSAIAGALQRTPHPGPQHWGGPRPRRKPPEPFFSVGPVPPPQPHDP, encoded by the coding sequence ATGACGCACGCGGACCAGCCCAGGGACGGCCAGTCGCAGGACCAGCCGCGCCAGCGCGGCGCCTCCACCTCGGCCATCGCCGGGGCGCTGCAACGCACGCCGCATCCCGGGCCACAGCACTGGGGCGGGCCGCGTCCCCGGCGCAAGCCCCCGGAGCCGTTCTTCTCCGTGGGGCCCGTTCCGCCCCCGCAGCCCCACGACCCCTGA
- a CDS encoding flavin-containing monooxygenase, whose amino-acid sequence MTFNPPLRPIDADDDTLRAHLRDAEVPALLMTVAHLTGDTSFLRDDARSNGWLLRPQGGMSEQAQEEARASALAALARLRDERAPQPPPPDDRLLRRITSWALGPDTEALVPLVAEEIAPYGTDPKAPAWHKDELAPDRDFHVSVIGAGMSGLLAAHRLSQAGVPFTVYEKNDDVGGTWFENTYPGCRVDVASHLYNYSFASRSDWPDHFCTQDVVLAYFRDFAKHYGLYEHIRFGTEVRGAVWDEERGAWRLELGTPEGDRTTESQLVVSAVGQLNRPKLPDVRGRDTFAGASFHSAEWDHGQDLKGRRVAVVGTGASAYQIVPELADTTGELLVFQRSAPWLRPTPHYHDPVPEGMRWLFEHVPYYAQWYRFWLFAPGLLQEGGILQGWVVDPDYPPTERAVSALNDQLRKALTEAMEAQLTDAPELRRHVIPDYPVGSKRVFRDNGRWLATLQRDDVALVTDAITEITPRGIVTADGTEHDVDVIVYATGFQASRFLTPMTVTGRDGRDLHEHWDGQPRAYLGTNVPGFPNLFCLYGPNTNLVGQGGSIFYFSECAATYLTDAVRHLLSTGATAMDVREDVHDAYNAWVDEGNANRAWGWTKADTWYREGGRSAPNWPYSALEYWQRTRHVKPEEYETY is encoded by the coding sequence ATGACGTTCAATCCGCCGCTTCGCCCCATCGACGCCGACGACGACACGCTGCGCGCGCATCTGCGCGACGCGGAGGTCCCCGCCCTGCTGATGACCGTGGCGCATCTCACCGGGGACACATCGTTCCTGCGCGATGACGCCCGGAGCAACGGGTGGCTGCTGCGCCCCCAGGGCGGCATGTCGGAGCAGGCTCAGGAGGAGGCCCGCGCGTCCGCCCTGGCGGCGCTCGCGCGGCTGCGCGACGAGCGGGCGCCCCAGCCCCCGCCGCCGGACGACCGGTTGCTGCGGAGGATCACCTCGTGGGCGCTGGGGCCGGACACCGAGGCCCTGGTGCCGCTCGTCGCGGAGGAGATCGCGCCCTACGGCACCGACCCCAAGGCGCCGGCGTGGCACAAGGACGAGCTCGCGCCCGACCGCGACTTCCACGTCAGCGTCATCGGCGCCGGGATGAGCGGGCTGCTCGCCGCGCACCGCCTCTCCCAGGCGGGTGTGCCGTTCACCGTCTACGAGAAGAACGACGACGTCGGCGGCACCTGGTTCGAGAACACCTACCCCGGCTGCCGGGTGGACGTGGCCAGCCACCTGTACAACTACTCCTTCGCGAGCCGCTCCGACTGGCCCGACCACTTCTGCACGCAGGACGTGGTGCTGGCCTACTTCCGCGACTTCGCGAAGCACTACGGCCTCTACGAGCACATCCGGTTCGGCACCGAGGTCCGCGGCGCCGTCTGGGACGAGGAGCGGGGGGCCTGGCGCCTGGAGCTGGGCACCCCGGAGGGCGACCGCACCACCGAGTCGCAGCTGGTGGTCAGCGCGGTGGGGCAGCTCAACCGGCCGAAGCTGCCCGACGTCCGCGGGCGGGACACGTTCGCGGGGGCGTCCTTCCACTCCGCCGAGTGGGACCACGGACAGGACCTCAAGGGGCGGCGGGTGGCCGTGGTCGGCACCGGCGCGAGCGCCTACCAGATCGTCCCGGAGCTCGCCGACACCACCGGTGAGCTGCTGGTGTTCCAGCGCTCGGCGCCGTGGCTGCGGCCCACGCCGCACTACCACGACCCGGTGCCCGAGGGCATGCGCTGGCTCTTCGAGCACGTCCCGTACTACGCGCAGTGGTACCGCTTCTGGCTCTTCGCGCCCGGCCTGCTCCAGGAGGGCGGCATCCTCCAGGGCTGGGTGGTCGACCCGGACTACCCGCCGACCGAGCGGGCCGTCTCCGCGCTCAACGACCAGCTCCGCAAGGCGCTCACGGAGGCGATGGAGGCGCAGCTCACCGACGCGCCGGAGCTGCGCCGGCACGTGATCCCCGACTACCCCGTGGGCTCCAAGCGGGTCTTCCGCGACAACGGCCGGTGGCTGGCCACGCTCCAGCGCGACGACGTGGCCCTGGTCACCGACGCGATCACCGAGATCACCCCGCGCGGCATCGTGACCGCCGACGGCACCGAGCACGACGTCGACGTGATCGTCTACGCGACGGGCTTCCAGGCCTCCCGGTTCCTCACCCCGATGACGGTGACCGGGCGCGACGGCCGCGACCTGCACGAGCACTGGGACGGCCAGCCGCGCGCCTACCTGGGGACGAACGTGCCCGGCTTCCCCAACCTGTTCTGCCTGTACGGCCCGAACACGAACCTGGTCGGGCAGGGCGGGAGCATCTTCTACTTCTCCGAGTGCGCGGCGACCTACCTGACCGACGCCGTCCGGCACCTGCTCTCCACCGGCGCGACTGCCATGGACGTGCGCGAGGACGTCCACGACGCGTACAACGCCTGGGTGGACGAGGGCAACGCCAACCGCGCGTGGGGCTGGACCAAGGCCGACACCTGGTACCGCGAGGGCGGCCGGTCCGCGCCGAACTGGCCGTACTCCGCCCTGGAGTACTGGCAGCGCACCCGGCACGTGAAGCCGGAGGAGTACGAGACGTACTGA
- a CDS encoding flavin reductase family protein, which produces MASAEPRVRHRPGPDREVFRDAMARFPAGVTIVTTHDEQGRPHGFTASSFCSVSLEPALVLVCLARTANCFPVFASNPRFAISILPESRVDLALRFAGKSADKFADGGFVRTPSGSMVVEDALAVVECVVDSRHDAGDHVILLGEVERVSLAGTGSPAVYVDRGFARVTA; this is translated from the coding sequence GTGGCCTCAGCTGAGCCCCGCGTGCGGCACCGCCCCGGTCCGGACCGCGAGGTCTTCCGCGACGCCATGGCCCGGTTCCCGGCCGGCGTCACCATCGTGACGACCCATGACGAGCAGGGCCGTCCGCACGGCTTCACGGCGAGTTCGTTCTGCTCGGTCTCCCTGGAGCCCGCGCTCGTCCTGGTCTGCCTGGCCCGGACCGCGAACTGCTTCCCCGTGTTCGCGAGCAACCCGCGATTCGCGATCAGCATCCTGCCCGAGTCCCGGGTCGACCTGGCCCTGCGCTTCGCGGGCAAGAGCGCCGACAAGTTCGCCGACGGCGGTTTCGTGCGGACCCCGTCGGGGTCGATGGTCGTCGAGGACGCCCTGGCGGTCGTGGAGTGCGTGGTCGACAGCCGCCACGACGCCGGCGACCACGTCATCCTCCTCGGCGAGGTGGAGCGGGTGTCGCTGGCCGGGACCGGCAGTCCGGCCGTCTACGTCGACCGGGGGTTCGCCCGTGTGACCGCGTGA
- a CDS encoding MscL family protein, whose amino-acid sequence MDGFKKFLLQGNLVQLAVAVVIGAVFANLITAFTEGFITPLIGIFGGIPTFSDLYFEINGSRFLYGAFVDALISFLLTAAILYFFVVMPVGKLLERFQKAEEASTRSCPFCLTGIDKKAIKCPSCTSEVQAETV is encoded by the coding sequence ATGGATGGCTTCAAGAAGTTCCTGCTCCAGGGCAACCTGGTGCAGCTCGCGGTCGCGGTCGTGATCGGCGCGGTCTTCGCCAACCTCATCACGGCGTTCACCGAAGGGTTCATCACCCCGCTCATCGGGATCTTCGGCGGCATCCCCACCTTCTCCGACCTCTACTTCGAGATCAACGGCAGCAGGTTCCTGTACGGCGCGTTCGTCGACGCGCTCATCTCGTTCCTGCTCACCGCGGCGATCCTCTACTTCTTCGTGGTGATGCCGGTCGGCAAGCTCCTGGAGAGGTTCCAGAAGGCGGAGGAGGCCAGCACGCGGTCCTGCCCGTTCTGCCTCACCGGCATCGACAAGAAGGCGATCAAGTGCCCCTCCTGCACGAGTGAGGTCCAGGCGGAGACCGTCTGA
- a CDS encoding MBL fold metallo-hydrolase, with the protein MTPVSTAPVRNRPYLRELAEGIHAYIQPPGGWCVSNSGIIAGEDGAIVVDSLATEQRTLALKEAVDALTPSSRRTVVNTHHHGDHVFGNHLFGPDTTVVAHELTRVEMAETGLALTKLWPDVDWGDVRVTLPDVTFEERLTLRVGGRRVELIHVGPAHTTSDVVVWIEEEGVLFAGDVLFSGSAPFVLMGSVAGSLSAVETLTRLEPRTIVCGHGEVTGPQVLEETGAYLSWIEWMAAEGTARGLSPLEMAEAADTERFDHLLEQERIVGNLHRAYAERLPGVLGRPLDVEAVFGEMVQYNDGRLPTCLA; encoded by the coding sequence ATGACGCCGGTCTCGACCGCCCCCGTGCGGAACCGCCCCTACCTGCGGGAACTGGCCGAGGGGATCCACGCCTACATCCAGCCCCCGGGCGGGTGGTGCGTGAGCAACTCGGGGATCATCGCGGGTGAGGACGGCGCGATCGTCGTGGACTCGCTGGCCACGGAGCAGCGGACCCTGGCCCTGAAGGAGGCCGTGGACGCCCTGACCCCGAGTTCACGGCGCACCGTGGTCAACACCCACCACCACGGGGACCACGTCTTCGGCAACCACCTGTTCGGACCCGACACCACGGTCGTCGCCCATGAGCTGACGCGCGTGGAGATGGCGGAGACGGGGCTGGCGCTCACCAAGCTGTGGCCGGACGTGGACTGGGGCGACGTCCGTGTCACCCTGCCCGACGTCACGTTCGAGGAGCGGCTGACCCTGCGCGTCGGGGGACGCCGCGTGGAGCTCATCCACGTCGGCCCGGCGCACACCACCAGCGACGTCGTCGTGTGGATCGAGGAGGAGGGCGTGCTCTTCGCGGGCGACGTGCTCTTCTCCGGTTCGGCGCCGTTCGTGCTGATGGGGTCGGTGGCCGGCTCCCTGTCGGCGGTGGAGACACTGACCAGGCTGGAGCCGCGCACTATCGTTTGCGGCCACGGCGAGGTCACCGGCCCCCAGGTCCTGGAGGAGACCGGCGCCTACCTGTCGTGGATCGAGTGGATGGCGGCCGAGGGCACCGCGCGCGGGCTCTCGCCGCTGGAGATGGCCGAGGCCGCCGACACCGAGCGGTTCGACCACCTCCTGGAGCAGGAGCGGATCGTCGGCAATCTGCACCGGGCCTACGCCGAGCGCCTGCCCGGCGTCCTGGGACGCCCGCTCGACGTGGAGGCCGTCTTCGGGGAGATGGTCCAGTACAACGACGGGCGGTTGCCGACATGTCTGGCCTGA
- a CDS encoding alpha/beta hydrolase: protein MTYAFDPELAPWAPRLAPIDYGDLATARPRLREVMRRQAMYQPRNPVETVDTEVPGPDGAPPVPVRLYRPSGHDEDLPALLYPHWGGFVTGDLDTSHSSATRVADEVGAVVISVDYRLAPEHPYPAALHDCYAVLEWAAHKAADLRIDPDRLGVGGLSAGGGLATATALLARDRGGPRPCFLFLLFPELDDRLETVSARAFTDTPMLDRPNLLLSWRHYLGEGIERGGDDVPALASPARARDLSGLPPTFVGVCEFDPLRDEGLDFAQRLIQAGVKTELAHYPGTFHASIGIEAAVSQRMLDDQMDVLRRGLVFS, encoded by the coding sequence ATGACCTACGCCTTCGATCCAGAACTCGCGCCCTGGGCGCCGCGACTGGCCCCCATCGACTACGGCGACCTCGCCACCGCGCGCCCCCGGCTGCGCGAGGTCATGCGGCGCCAGGCCATGTACCAGCCCCGCAACCCGGTCGAGACCGTCGACACCGAGGTCCCCGGCCCCGACGGGGCCCCGCCGGTCCCCGTGCGCCTCTACCGCCCCAGCGGCCACGACGAGGACCTGCCGGCGCTGCTCTACCCGCACTGGGGCGGATTCGTCACCGGAGACCTGGACACCTCGCACTCCTCGGCGACCCGCGTCGCGGACGAGGTCGGCGCGGTCGTCATCTCCGTCGACTACCGGCTGGCGCCGGAGCACCCCTACCCGGCCGCCCTGCACGACTGCTACGCCGTCCTGGAGTGGGCCGCGCACAAGGCCGCCGACCTGCGCATCGACCCCGACCGCCTGGGCGTGGGAGGGCTGAGCGCCGGCGGCGGACTGGCCACCGCGACCGCCCTGCTCGCCCGCGACCGCGGCGGCCCGCGCCCCTGCTTCCTGTTCCTGCTCTTCCCCGAACTGGACGACCGGCTGGAGACGGTCTCCGCGCGCGCCTTCACGGACACCCCGATGCTCGACCGCCCCAACCTGCTGCTGAGCTGGCGGCACTACCTGGGCGAGGGCATCGAGCGCGGCGGCGACGACGTCCCCGCACTGGCCTCGCCCGCCCGGGCACGCGACCTGTCCGGGCTCCCCCCGACCTTCGTCGGCGTGTGCGAGTTCGACCCGCTGCGCGACGAGGGCCTGGACTTCGCCCAGCGGCTCATCCAGGCGGGGGTCAAGACCGAACTGGCCCACTACCCGGGCACCTTCCACGCCTCCATCGGCATCGAGGCGGCCGTCTCCCAGCGCATGCTCGACGACCAGATGGACGTGCTGCGGCGAGGGCTCGTGTTTTCTTAG
- a CDS encoding ketosynthase chain-length factor codes for MTRTLVTGIGVVAPNGQGLDPYWEATLEGRGGIGPLTRFDTTDYPARLAGQVDIDPAEHLPSRLLPQTDVSTRLALIAADWALADAKGGTERVDYDMGVVTANASGGFEFTHREFKKLWTQGSSAVSVYESFAWFYAVNTGQISIRHGMRGPSSALVAEQAGGLDAIGHARRTVARGTPLVVTGGVDSAFDPWGWVSHLSSGRVSTATDPDRAYLPFDAHADGYVPGEGGAILVLEDAATEGAVDRAYGAVAGYASTFDPPPGSPRPPGLARAAEAALADAGLAPQDVDVVFADAAGTPDQDRAEAQALREVFGERGVAVTAPKSLHGRLLSGGGPVDVATALMSIRDGVVPPTHKTSEVPAEYGIDLVRGAAREQRVECALVLARGRWGFNSAVVVTSA; via the coding sequence GTGACGCGCACACTGGTGACCGGGATCGGCGTCGTGGCGCCCAACGGCCAGGGCCTGGACCCCTACTGGGAGGCGACCCTGGAAGGGCGTGGCGGCATCGGCCCGCTGACCCGCTTCGACACCACCGACTACCCCGCACGGCTCGCGGGCCAGGTCGACATCGACCCGGCGGAGCACCTGCCCAGCCGGCTGCTGCCGCAGACCGACGTCTCCACCCGGCTGGCCCTGATCGCCGCCGACTGGGCGCTGGCCGACGCCAAGGGCGGGACCGAACGGGTCGACTACGACATGGGCGTCGTGACCGCCAACGCCTCCGGCGGGTTCGAGTTCACCCACCGCGAGTTCAAGAAGCTGTGGACCCAGGGGTCCTCGGCGGTGAGCGTCTACGAGTCGTTCGCCTGGTTCTACGCGGTCAACACGGGACAGATCTCCATCCGGCACGGCATGCGCGGGCCCAGCAGCGCCCTCGTCGCCGAGCAGGCGGGCGGACTCGACGCGATCGGGCACGCCCGTCGCACCGTGGCCCGGGGTACGCCCCTCGTGGTCACCGGCGGCGTCGACTCCGCCTTCGACCCGTGGGGCTGGGTCTCGCACCTCTCCAGCGGGCGGGTGAGCACGGCGACCGACCCCGACCGCGCCTACCTGCCCTTCGACGCCCACGCCGACGGCTACGTCCCCGGCGAGGGCGGCGCGATCCTCGTGCTGGAGGACGCCGCGACCGAGGGAGCGGTCGACCGCGCCTACGGAGCGGTCGCCGGATACGCCTCCACCTTCGACCCGCCGCCCGGGTCGCCGCGCCCGCCGGGACTGGCCAGGGCCGCCGAGGCGGCGCTCGCCGACGCCGGGCTCGCGCCGCAGGACGTCGACGTGGTCTTCGCCGACGCGGCGGGCACCCCCGACCAGGACCGGGCCGAGGCCCAGGCCCTGCGGGAGGTCTTCGGCGAGCGGGGCGTGGCCGTCACCGCGCCCAAGTCACTGCACGGCCGGCTGCTGTCCGGCGGCGGACCCGTGGACGTGGCCACCGCCCTGATGTCCATCCGGGACGGCGTCGTCCCTCCGACCCACAAGACCTCCGAGGTCCCCGCCGAGTACGGGATCGACCTGGTCCGGGGCGCCGCCCGCGAGCAGCGGGTCGAGTGCGCGCTGGTCCTCGCCCGCGGCCGTTGGGGCTTCAACTCGGCCGTGGTCGTCACCTCGGCCTGA